From Nguyenibacter vanlangensis, one genomic window encodes:
- a CDS encoding type II toxin-antitoxin system RelE/ParE family toxin, whose protein sequence is MVWLVEHTDEFEDWFASLTETEREDVYASGLLLEERGPSLRHPMSSGISGSRHSHMRELRIQSGGRPIRIFYAFDPRRAAILLIGGDKTGDDRFYERMTPIADDLYDTHLATLRQEKLI, encoded by the coding sequence ATGGTCTGGTTGGTCGAGCATACTGATGAGTTCGAAGATTGGTTTGCTTCTCTGACCGAGACTGAGCGCGAGGACGTATACGCGTCAGGGCTGCTTCTTGAGGAGCGAGGTCCGAGTCTGCGACATCCAATGTCGTCAGGTATCAGCGGGTCTCGTCATAGTCATATGCGTGAATTACGGATTCAGAGCGGTGGTAGGCCCATTCGGATATTCTATGCGTTCGATCCCCGCCGTGCCGCTATCCTTCTGATTGGAGGAGATAAAACTGGTGATGACCGCTTTTACGAGCGAATGACGCCAATAGCCGATGATCTATACGACACGCACCTTGCAACCCTCAGACAGGAGAAGCTGATATGA
- a CDS encoding XRE family transcriptional regulator: MTDRKTLASLGAKMSPASRVRAEVKAKAMSDAMDLAELRRAHVMSQKQIAELLGVNQASVAKMEKRADMYISTLRSYIEAMGGELQIVARFPDHAVPIKSFAEIGAEAETCPA, from the coding sequence ATGACAGATCGCAAAACACTGGCCTCTCTTGGGGCGAAGATGTCGCCGGCGTCTCGGGTACGGGCCGAAGTCAAGGCAAAGGCAATGTCCGATGCCATGGACCTTGCCGAACTTCGGCGCGCTCATGTCATGTCACAAAAGCAGATCGCGGAGCTTCTGGGGGTCAACCAGGCATCTGTCGCCAAGATGGAAAAGCGCGCCGACATGTATATCAGCACGCTGCGCAGCTATATCGAGGCGATGGGGGGTGAACTTCAAATCGTCGCAAGGTTTCCTGACCATGCGGTGCCGATCAAAAGCTTTGCGGAGATCGGCGCCGAGGCGGAGACGTGTCCCGCTTAA
- a CDS encoding class I SAM-dependent methyltransferase, whose protein sequence is MSGLTLNAKIDEQKLLLAEAGLDDGPKDIAVDLGCGPGYQSFALARLGYKTVIAVDASNALLAELEAARADEPIRTVLADLRNFPTCVESGSVNAIICMGDTLTHLDERSDVTKLYRDAYAALAPGGRFVLTFRDLSHEREGLDRFLPVRADERRIMTCFLEYEADHVVVNDLIHVRDGEGWTFEKSRYRKLRLAPAEQAAELERIGFTVDCDRQAGGLHMISARKP, encoded by the coding sequence ATGAGCGGTCTGACCCTGAATGCAAAAATTGACGAACAGAAATTACTTCTCGCCGAAGCGGGGTTGGATGACGGTCCGAAGGACATAGCCGTCGATCTTGGATGCGGCCCTGGCTATCAATCATTCGCTCTCGCGCGCCTCGGCTACAAGACCGTCATTGCGGTCGATGCGAGCAATGCCCTGCTGGCGGAACTGGAAGCGGCACGGGCCGATGAGCCTATTCGAACGGTTCTTGCCGATCTTCGTAATTTTCCAACGTGCGTTGAAAGCGGCTCTGTGAATGCCATCATTTGCATGGGCGATACTCTGACGCATCTGGATGAGCGGTCCGATGTGACGAAACTCTACCGGGACGCCTATGCGGCACTGGCACCCGGTGGGCGCTTCGTTCTGACCTTTCGTGATCTCTCGCATGAACGCGAAGGGCTCGATCGCTTTCTGCCTGTTCGGGCCGACGAGCGGCGCATCATGACATGCTTTCTGGAATACGAAGCCGACCATGTCGTTGTGAACGACCTGATCCACGTTCGCGACGGCGAAGGATGGACCTTCGAAAAAAGCCGCTATCGGAAGTTGCGGCTTGCCCCGGCGGAGCAGGCTGCCGAACTGGAGCGAATTGGCTTTACGGTCGATTGCGACCGGCAGGCTGGCGGACTGCACATGATTTCTGCCCGAAAGCCATAA
- a CDS encoding CcdB family protein — protein sequence MAQFTIYRNPGRNRDISFVVQIQSTRLDRSVGRVVMPLVRRSGSAPPDRLLHVEGEDIFANPFDQGPLRRSERVF from the coding sequence ATGGCGCAATTTACGATCTACCGGAACCCCGGACGTAACCGGGACATCTCGTTCGTCGTCCAGATCCAGAGCACTCGCCTGGACCGCAGCGTGGGCCGGGTCGTCATGCCACTCGTCAGACGGTCCGGCAGCGCGCCGCCGGACCGTCTTCTGCATGTCGAGGGAGAGGACATCTTCGCCAATCCGTTCGACCAAGGCCCGCTTCGAAGGTCGGAACGGGTTTTTTAG
- a CDS encoding type II toxin-antitoxin system prevent-host-death family antitoxin has translation MREFTAGDLTRSTGDLFEAATIAPVAITKHRKPRYVIMSMECYKSLTQGVSRQTALSVADMPDDLGALWDKGVKDHFDGR, from the coding sequence ATGAGGGAGTTCACAGCAGGAGATCTCACGCGCAGCACGGGTGACCTGTTCGAAGCGGCGACGATCGCCCCAGTGGCGATTACCAAACATCGGAAGCCGCGCTATGTCATCATGTCGATGGAATGCTACAAGAGTCTGACGCAAGGCGTGAGCCGCCAAACTGCGCTGAGCGTAGCTGATATGCCGGACGATCTGGGTGCCCTTTGGGATAAGGGCGTCAAGGATCATTTTGATGGCCGGTGA
- a CDS encoding sodium:solute symporter family transporter: MGIAFGIVGLFCAGLVVLLQASFRRDRSFSDYAVGGRSYGAWLQSMSFLNSWWPGGLLLSLTGMALGSGVVAFYMPIYSLLTVMLMYVMARRVWLWGAANDLKTQADLLRLRYDSTALAVTSSVISVISILPWLVLGFKSLGAMFAALSLGALTPGQSVACGVALILVRQVWTIRMGMRGLVISDMYQGLVAYVGGTALILGLIAWLAGQGVSPGHLPARLLGVPGTSTSMGTGAVGGPLTLFSMILTGSIGGWCWPPIFVRLYTADSVRSMLRAGVFSAPLSLLFSMALVVLGLMAAGLPALHADPDMAWFTVAGLAAGPVGLGLAGTVMLAATMGGVDAIIQAMGTQVANDIVGAGRVLPYRTSILTAKGTMVVATALAAGIACLPIAHLSVLALLSYQGIIQVAVAQYGGLFWRRGTAAAGIAGMIAGFLTAILLETVLHAATGWFWGLSSGVIGLAVNAATYAALSLLVPQRTAETRRVALLFAGTGQPRADADAAPGQAAPATLAHGDAS, from the coding sequence ATGGGAATCGCGTTCGGAATCGTCGGGCTGTTCTGCGCCGGGCTGGTGGTGCTGCTGCAGGCCAGCTTCCGCAGGGACCGGTCGTTCTCGGACTACGCGGTGGGCGGCCGGTCCTACGGTGCGTGGCTGCAATCCATGTCCTTTCTGAACAGTTGGTGGCCCGGCGGCCTGCTGCTGTCGCTGACCGGCATGGCGCTGGGCAGCGGGGTGGTGGCCTTCTACATGCCGATCTACAGCCTGCTGACCGTGATGCTGATGTATGTGATGGCACGGCGGGTCTGGCTGTGGGGGGCGGCGAACGACCTGAAGACCCAGGCCGACCTGCTGCGGCTGCGCTATGATTCCACGGCGCTGGCGGTGACGTCGTCGGTCATCAGCGTCATCTCGATCCTGCCCTGGCTGGTGCTGGGCTTCAAAAGCCTGGGGGCGATGTTCGCCGCCCTGTCCCTGGGCGCGCTGACGCCCGGCCAGTCCGTGGCCTGCGGCGTGGCGCTGATCCTGGTGCGGCAGGTCTGGACCATCCGCATGGGCATGCGCGGGCTGGTCATTTCCGACATGTATCAGGGGCTGGTCGCCTATGTCGGCGGCACCGCGCTGATCCTGGGGCTGATCGCCTGGCTGGCCGGGCAGGGGGTCTCTCCCGGCCACCTGCCCGCCCGGCTGCTCGGCGTGCCGGGCACGAGCACGAGCATGGGTACGGGGGCGGTCGGCGGTCCACTGACGCTGTTTTCGATGATCCTGACCGGCTCGATCGGCGGCTGGTGCTGGCCGCCGATCTTCGTGCGGCTCTACACCGCCGACAGCGTGCGCAGCATGCTGCGCGCGGGCGTGTTCAGCGCGCCGCTGTCGCTGCTGTTCTCGATGGCGCTCGTGGTGCTGGGGCTGATGGCGGCCGGGTTGCCGGCGCTGCATGCCGATCCGGACATGGCCTGGTTCACGGTTGCCGGCCTTGCGGCCGGGCCGGTCGGGCTGGGCCTGGCCGGCACGGTGATGCTGGCGGCGACGATGGGCGGGGTGGATGCGATCATCCAGGCGATGGGCACCCAGGTGGCCAACGACATCGTCGGCGCGGGCCGCGTCTTGCCCTACCGAACGTCGATCCTGACGGCCAAGGGGACCATGGTCGTCGCCACCGCGCTGGCGGCGGGCATCGCCTGCCTGCCCATCGCGCACCTGTCGGTGCTGGCGCTGCTGTCCTATCAGGGCATCATCCAGGTCGCGGTGGCGCAATATGGCGGCCTGTTCTGGCGGCGCGGCACCGCCGCCGCCGGCATCGCCGGAATGATCGCGGGCTTTCTGACCGCCATCCTGCTGGAAACGGTGCTCCATGCGGCCACCGGCTGGTTCTGGGGACTGAGTTCCGGCGTGATCGGCCTTGCGGTCAATGCCGCCACCTATGCCGCCCTGTCGCTGCTGGTCCCGCAGCGGACGGCCGAAACCCGCCGCGTCGCCCTGCTGTTCGCCGGCACCGGCCAGCCGCGGGCGGATGCGGACGCCGCCCCCGGCCAGGCCGCGCCCGCCACCCTGGCCCATGGAGACGCCTCATGA
- a CDS encoding amidase family protein, translated as MTDMTADLCDLTATDLLALYAAGTLSPVEVTRAVLDRAAAMQGVLNPFVRIDADAALAAAAVSERAWRAGLPPRPLEGVPVSIKDTAMTRGWVLGRGSRLSIGQQAAQEDAPSVARLRAAGAVIYACTTTCEGGWKAVTDSPLTGITRNAHDPAVTPGGSSGGAGAALASGCGPLALGSDGGGSVRVPASFSGVFGLKATFGRVPQWPIAPHYSDMAHYGPMARSVADAALMLSVIEGYDPKDPYSFPPAPPGAFAAGPLPLSGLRIGVAEDFGCLPVDPEIRATFRAAAVLAEQAGATLVPVPDFEDWRPTYRTLWQAGAWQALRRLPPERLELVDPEFRAEAFKGAEIPTGTLIDAQMRRIAYRQDAARVHGAVDVVLSPSVSVLPFAAGRTVPDASWPDWLEWGGFAFLYNMTGQPAASIPAGFSATGLPIGLQVAGRWQDDVTVMRVCQTLEALLVAGRSTPSRIVERLAA; from the coding sequence GGTCGAGGTCACGCGCGCGGTGCTGGATCGCGCCGCCGCCATGCAGGGCGTGCTCAACCCCTTCGTGCGCATCGACGCCGATGCCGCCCTGGCGGCCGCCGCGGTCTCGGAACGGGCCTGGCGCGCCGGCCTGCCGCCCCGGCCGCTGGAGGGCGTGCCGGTGTCGATCAAGGACACCGCGATGACGCGCGGCTGGGTGCTGGGGCGCGGTTCGCGCCTGTCGATCGGCCAGCAGGCGGCGCAGGAGGACGCGCCGTCGGTGGCGCGGCTGCGGGCGGCGGGCGCGGTGATCTATGCCTGCACCACGACGTGCGAGGGCGGGTGGAAGGCCGTGACCGACAGCCCGCTGACCGGCATTACCCGCAATGCCCACGATCCGGCGGTCACCCCCGGCGGCAGCAGCGGCGGGGCCGGTGCGGCCCTGGCGTCGGGCTGCGGGCCGCTGGCGCTGGGCAGCGACGGCGGCGGGTCGGTGCGCGTCCCCGCCAGCTTCAGCGGCGTCTTCGGCCTGAAGGCGACCTTCGGCCGGGTGCCGCAATGGCCCATTGCGCCGCATTATTCCGACATGGCGCATTACGGACCGATGGCGCGCTCGGTCGCCGACGCGGCCCTGATGCTGTCGGTGATCGAAGGCTACGATCCCAAGGACCCGTACAGCTTCCCGCCGGCCCCGCCCGGCGCCTTCGCGGCCGGTCCGCTGCCGCTGTCCGGCCTGCGCATCGGCGTGGCCGAGGATTTCGGCTGCCTGCCCGTCGATCCCGAAATCCGCGCGACCTTCCGCGCCGCGGCCGTCCTGGCCGAACAAGCGGGCGCGACCCTGGTGCCGGTGCCGGATTTCGAGGATTGGCGCCCCACCTACCGCACGCTGTGGCAGGCCGGCGCCTGGCAGGCGCTGCGCCGCCTGCCGCCCGAACGGCTGGAACTGGTCGATCCCGAATTCCGCGCCGAGGCCTTCAAGGGCGCGGAAATCCCGACCGGCACGCTGATCGACGCGCAGATGCGCCGCATCGCCTACCGGCAGGACGCCGCGCGCGTCCATGGTGCGGTGGACGTGGTGCTGTCGCCCAGCGTGTCGGTGCTGCCCTTCGCCGCCGGCCGGACCGTGCCCGACGCCTCGTGGCCCGACTGGCTGGAATGGGGCGGGTTCGCCTTCCTCTATAACATGACCGGCCAGCCGGCGGCCTCGATCCCCGCCGGCTTCTCGGCCACGGGCCTGCCGATCGGCCTGCAGGTCGCCGGCCGCTGGCAGGACGACGTGACGGTCATGCGCGTCTGCCAAACCCTCGAGGCGCTGCTGGTCGCGGGACGCAGCACACCCTCGCGGATCGTCGAACGCCTGGCGGCCTGA